The following are encoded together in the Hemicordylus capensis ecotype Gifberg chromosome 4, rHemCap1.1.pri, whole genome shotgun sequence genome:
- the LOC128324555 gene encoding uncharacterized protein LOC128324555, whose product MPRKAKEKKGGRPVRPPKRPAPPPSSSEEEDEEMALIRGLITRMEALEKAKAAPSDPGAGPSGGGGVPPPKVPRRTRGSARSQLLTSISSRLEALERGLNPSGLAPPGGPEAPSAPEGPAPAPPVPVLPSPVDPAPDVPASSLPVPAASVGHPPADPAMPLVPGVGGSVAPVWILLCGHSLVFWAFKRASTSRWGSQLGFGRRAAVYWLGMRGMLWNQLLPALRGHLDSFSPPDILVLHLGENDLGKRTGLSIVQQASSDLSLLQEWMPGVLILWVNWLQRRVWWNARSGLCLEKARRKASAAIGKLVIAAGGAVIHHPNVVARLPELYRADGVHLSELGCDLYLGNIQRRLAEFLGSGGAGRSSVG is encoded by the exons ATGCCCCGTAAGgcgaaagaaaagaaaggggggcgtCCCGTTCGTCCGCCTAAGAGGCCTGCaccccctccttcttcctcagaggaggaagatgaggaaaTGGCTCTTATTCGTGGCTTAATCACCCGTATGGAGGCGCTAGAGAAGGCGAAGGCTGCTCCTTCTGACCCGGGGGCCGGGCcttctggcgggggtggggttccGCCTCCCAAGGTTCCCCGGCGGACCAGGGGGTCTGCCAGGAGTCAGCTACTAACGTCTATTTCTAGCAGGTTGGAGGCGCTGGAGAGAGGATTGAACCCATCAGGCCTGGCCCCCCCCGGGGGGCCGGAAGCGCCTTCTGCTCCTGAGGGACCAGCCCCGGCTCCGCCTGTTCCTGTGCTGCCATCTCCCGTGGACCCGGCTCCTGATGTTCCTGCGTCATCGCTGCCTGTGCCTGCCGCTTCGGTTGGACATCCGCCTGCAGATCCGGCTATGCCGTTGGttccgg GTGTTGGGGGATCGGTGGCTCCAGTATGGATCCTGTTGTGCGGCCACTCgctggtcttttgggccttcaagcggGCTAGCACGTCTCGTTGGGGATCCCAGCTTGGGTTTGGAAGACGGGCTGCTGTGTACTGGTTGGGCATGCGTGGGATGCTCTGGAACCAGCTACTGCCCGCACTTAGGGGGCACTTAGATAGTTTTTCCCCGCCCGACATCTTGGTTTTGCATTTAGGGGAAAATGACCTAGGCAAGCGGACTGGCCTGTCTATTGTTCAGCAGGCCTCCTCTGATTTGTCCTTATTGCAGGAATGGATGCCCGGGGTGCTTATTCTCTGGGTTAATTGGCTGCAGCGTAGGGTGTGGTGGAATGCCCGTTCGGGGCTTTGTCTAGAAAAGGCTAGGCGCAAAGCTTCAGCCGCAATTGGGAAACTTGTGATAGCTGCCGGTGGTGCTGTAATACACCACCCTAATGTGGTGGCTCGTCTTCCCGAGTTATATCGTGCCGATGGGGTTCACCTTTCGGAGCTTGGTTGTGATCTATATTTAGGTAACATacagaggaggcttgctgaatttttgggcagtggtggggcagggaggtcaagcgtgggctaa